From the Colias croceus chromosome 20, ilColCroc2.1 genome, the window tcataaaaatcaaaacacaAATTTTGAggcaaaacaatttattaggtaCGAAACGTTTGCTACTTAAATTGAATTcctaacattataattaaaattccttATCAATTTATGCTATGAAAAAACACTTTCCAAATCTATTAACACGAGGTGGATTTTTGAGATGGGTCAGTAAGGGTTGGTACCTTAACCGTTATAGCTACAAGAAACCAATTTACGGGTTATGAGAccattcaatattatttattttgaaagtaGAATTTAAGTTTAGAAACAACTCCTAACCCGTCTCAAAtccaccctgtatatgtaGACTATGAGTGTTTTATAATAGTACCATAGCTACTATTTTGTCATAGTAGTGAGCATTGCAAATTCCAGAACAATGTCTGGCTCGGTCCGCTACTGCAATCGATGTGTGCTGGTGAAGCCGGATCGCGCACACCACTGCAGCATATGCTCCCGCTGCGTGCTCAAGATGGACCACCACTGCCCGTGGGTCAACAACTGCGTGTGCTTCCACAACTACAAGTTCTTCATGCTGTTCCTTGGATATGCGCTGATGTATTGTATCTTCATCATGTCCACATGCCTGCCGTACTTCATACGGTTTTGGAAGGTATGTTTGTAAATTGTGTATATTGTGATTGTGAGCTTCACAGCTTACTTTTTGCTTATCTGTCAGTTTAAGTgacagataatttattatgtacatttacTTCAAGTGTCACATTGGGTATGAACAATATTAGTAAGCGGTGAATCCAACCATTAGACtgtttaattagaaataataaagtaaaggTTGTTATTAGTGGCAGTGTTAAATACCAAAAGCCTTATGCTGTAGTTTAAAGgaataatgatgatgatttgaatttattttgattttgtgattagactttatttactttattataatcaatttttattcgatttcataataattatattatagctgTATGTGGCATATAGCACAGCCATGACTTTGCAATTTCGTATTTTCCCATAATCTTATCTCTTTTGCTTTGAAGTTTGCTTCATTATAGTAAAAAGATAAGGAAAACTTGAATTCAGTTGGTCTTGGTCTATTGCAGCATGAGATAGTTATGTGTATATATGATCGCCTAAATAGATTAGATgggttatattatgtatagtataTTATGGCTGACAATTGCAGATGTATCAGGAATACAAACATGCCCACTGCGATCGTCTGATTGACACCGGCTCATTTACTAAGCAATGCATGGAGATTATTGATGTAACCCTCTTTTATAACTCGGCTTGATAATTAGATCTGTAGAAGTAGTTCAATGGCCATCAccatattatagtatatttatatatattgtttttttttttaaatagcttttcgcccgcggcttttcCCGCTTCGTCTAAAACCTTATAGATGATATACTTAAAACTTTCTCTTATATCActctatttataaaagaaacacCATCAAAATCTGTAATTTAAAAGATCTAATCATACAGACACATGCATGGCGGAacgcgactttgttttatagtatGTAGTGAAGGACAAGGTATTATATTGATTCATGAGTAGTGAAGCGATGAATAAGTAGATGCGTAATATGAATGTGTACTACAAGATATTGAATATGCTTAACATATTAGGATACAATTAGTCATTGGTAGTGCCATATACATGGTATAGACGTTCCACattgttatttcttattacatactagctttccgcccgcggctttgcgttttcaaagaaaaactcgttCCCGTagtatttccgggataaaacctatcctatgtcctttctcgggtatcaaaatatctctataccaaatttcattcaaattggttcagtagttaaggcgtgattgagtaacagacagacagacagagttactgtcgcatttataatattagtatggattattttacatataaagGGCTATgttatagaaaaattattgataagttaaaaaaaaatgacagaatgtgaattttgtttttcaaatCGCAGTGGGAATGATGATATCTTTTAGtgtagttttttaataaactatgtGGAACGTTTTATGCAATATAGATAAGGTATAATTAGTAGATTAATTGttgcattaattaaaatgctattagtgataattataatatgtaataacaatattaatgtATGCTAATTTGCTTCCATCTACATCTGAAGTAGATTTTAGGTAGTTGGTAGTTTTTTCACAGATTTCAACTGCTTTTCTAAGTTTGCAATTTCACAGCCTGTGACgtgtttttttatcttttgtgtaaacaaaatatcagTGTATGAGATAATTCACATACCAGTAGAGATTAACCTAATACACAAGTCGGACAATTTACACTATATCAGaacataaatgtattaaaGATTATCCatgcatataatattgtaatgtattCTAAGTAATTTGACGACTAACTAATAGAAGTCACTGATAGCCCACTTGCGGCtcatattttcatacaaattgacAAATAAGATAAACAGGACACACCCAGAAGTTTTTAACTGGTCGTATTAAGTCTCATTAgtcatatattatgtgatatgAATATTTAACTTCACATTCTTTACGCTTTGCTATGCTAATTAAAAGGAaagattacatttttttaaacttgtaATGGATATAATCATAGCTATAactactaaaaatattatgataaaatggtcacctatatattatagcctatattgTGAATATGCCTGGGTAACAAAgccttttttattgtttttatcccgggGCAATACACATGATGCAAGAGCAAAGTAATCAGCAAATTACCTACTGTCATGGAAATTACGATGTTAAAGGAAAATTAAGATAGATTACTTAATTATCTCATTGAACATTTCTTCGTTGAGGCGTcgctttaattaataaattgaccATGCCAACTTAAACCTTGACACAGAAATGTATCGCGTGCCAGTAATATAGTATAGTATAGTATAGTAATaagctattaaatatttaaaagtttgtggCTAGTTTATAGGGTATCCCCTTTCATATGATTACAATAAATGTCACCGGTCACCTGTAatcaactacataatattattgtacaatATAATGCGTGATATCTAACATTTTCCTCCGTTAAGTCATAATTATCAACATGTGAAAAACCTGTATCGATTATCTTACGTGAAATGGCAGCGCACATTACAAACAAGGGATTGCTGTTACATTTCCCGCTTTTATTACTTTCGAATCAaagtatttaattgtaatgaattataataataaagaataatctaaaatatctttccgcccgcggcttcgtccgctttgtctaaacctaataaatatatactagAACCTTCCCCTAGAATCattgtcgaataaaaaaatctgcatcaaaatccgttgtgtagttttaaagaataataaaaataaagtatacatacatacaaacagacGCGCGGAGCGACTTTGCTTTATACCATTTAGTgacatacttaaatataataaaaaattaaaaaacgcTCAAATAATGCACAACACAATTGatttctaatatattttattaattccttGTGTTATACAGGATGATGTTTTCAGGATCATGTTTTCAGGATcatgtttgatttttttttttttattaaatacaggGTGATTTCGGCGCCCCGGGCAGTGCGGGGAGGTACCACATTGTGTTCGCGTTCTTCGTGGCGCTAATGTTCGCCATTTCGCTCGGCTCGCTGTTCGGCTACCACTGTTACTTGGTCACGCATAATAGGACAACTTTGGGTGAGTACGGGTCTAAGGAAACTGgtttaatttgtgttttgttGGCTTTGAATATGCTAGTGAAAAATCCCATCTTATTTGGCAATTTAGCAGAATGTCTGAAAATTCTCTCGCTCTTCTATTCAAATCTCAATTACATGCGATAATTTAACCGTGATGAAGAACTTCAACGGTATATGTATGTGTAGGTCGTAGGAGAACAAAATAAGAGAAGACAAATTTAATACAgcacctaaatatatatttaatcatagtcatattaattgtataacagctgatcatttttatattgtagatACTATTTACTTGTAATAATTgccattaaatttaataatatacattttatcatGATGTAATAGCAAgaaatatatgaaactttaaacatttgatcatgtttttaagtattaaataagaGTTTGGTTTCAGATATGCTTGTGTCATACAACCGCACGGGCAGTCCGACGGGACAGATCATAAACTCTATGCTTAAAACCATGATCAATGGTAACTTGCTATATAATCTGTAGACGTTGCGTTTGTTATCTAtggtcataatatttttagtctgtaGACGTTGCGTTTGTTATCTATGGTCGTAATGTTTTGGTCTGTGGATCAGTGACAttttagattaaattaaaattttgcaatAGGTACTGTACGGAAAGgtgaataaatgtaattttatttaaaatatgttaatatatGTAGCagtataatttcatttatgaaatataaatgtttaaggaAAATACGAGTAATGTATTAAGTTACATAGATGATATACATGTTTGTGTGCGCAGGGGGGGGGGGAATTAAACATGCAAAAAAAAACGGCCTCATAGCTGTGttgaaatgaaattttcagAAGCGTTCCGAGCGCCAATGTTCCGAGGTGGCGCTGACAAGAATGGCTTCTCTCTCGGCGCGTACAACAACTTCAAGGAGGTGTTCGGCAACAGCCCCAATTTGTGGCTGCTGCCCGTATTCACCAGGTAACACACacactcaaactcaaactcaactAAACTACACTTTTTTTAGATGAGCTTCAACTCAAACTGAAACTCAACTAAACTACACTTTTTTTAGATGAGCTCATACTGAAACTCAACtcaaatagatattttttagatGAGCTTTGGAATCGTCGAAATCGTGACTATGAACATTAAACAACAAGACTCACAATCGCGCTCAAAAATTGTCCGAAGAAAAACTCTGCCCACGCGTGTattaggcagagttttctaaTGAGTGATATATTAGACTTTGAACTTTACCGCCATGCAATAAGatattaatttcagtgtaTGTTTTATACAAGGCCGTTCGGACAATTTTTGACGACCTTTAAATAGGTAATTGTGAGTGTATACTTGTTTATAGTATGTTATggtcaaaatacataatttaatacttaccACACTATAGGCTAGCTAGTACGTGTAGTAGTCTAGACTTGACTAGGtgtgaaaaatttaatgttagtCACGATTTTAATCTGATTgggataatttttatacagattttaattcaattggaggttttattagtaatatatttttattgttgtttttgtgtacaaaattattataaatgcatcaACTGTGTGTGCATGTTGCGTGTGTAAAAAGAAGTGAATGACGTAACATTTTGTGGCGTTTTTTGAACGgagtgtattttatattagtgACCGTTGTTTTACGTATACATAAGCAAGtaattttactaatattatttatctatgtatgtttattcATCCTCGACTCcatctttaataatatatgtgtatcattttataagtattatgtgTTATTATTGTACTAATTGCTGAGTGATTGAAAGAATGTCTGTTTCATGAgtgttaaaatatgaaataagtcTTTGAATGTAAATCATGCATTTCACTTCATTACGCGCGCTATGCCTATTTGaactttattgtaatatttattttttaatattatttattatatacctataatcactatataatatatgtattatgtatgtttattaataaagtatataTGCAGATTatgtatacataaaaatagtaggtacatttaCTATCCTGGGAGACTACAAAACTACAGTTTGAGTTATATTGTGCATGATAAACATAATAGCAGGTTCGGTTTGTTCACGTATGTTTCCAAAATATGAATGACCCTTGATAATGCTTAGTTAGTTAGCGAACAAACTGGATACTAACAAACGACTGAATTAATGATTAGTTTGTCATAACAATCATAGTAGCTtcgtatttattttgcatttcACACTCACAAAACGAGAGCGTAACAAATGAATAGTCACTAAACAAGCATGGTACATGAGTGGCGAACGTCGGAGCGTACGCCGTACAGTATGCGACGGGCGTGTGGGCACAGTTCACGCAAATGTAAACGCTATTTACATCCATAGCCTAGGAGACGGGTGCGAATTTCCCGTGCGTCGCGAGCACCAGCTGCAAACGTTCACGACGCCGCAAGAGACGCACGGGTACGAATCTATGGGCATCACGCGCTCAAGGTCAGAGCAAACGCACATGACGCACATACCTTGAGAATAAAAATGCGATCGCTATAGGCGTGCCTTTCAAACtttctgttatttttgttGATGTACGATAAATAAATAGGCTCACAATCGCGCAAAAGTTGTTCGTACCAAAACTCTGCTTTCGCGAGTTAATACTCGTGCCTAATGGCAGAGTTTGCTAATGACTTTAAAAATTACTGTAATGTAATGAGGTGCTATTTTCAATGAAAGTTTTATATGATTGTGCGTCTAGGTATTTATAGTATGt encodes:
- the LOC123700736 gene encoding palmitoyltransferase ZDHHC2-like isoform X2 produces the protein MASSVQNNRVLHSGYCACCRTCNMWCWRALKWLPVLLIVSIVTWSYYAYVIQLCIFTIESTVQQCVYLVLYHILLIMFVWSYWRTVFADIKQIPDKYKLPEEELEKLLSADTEDAQRLILENYAKDLPVVTRTMSGSVRYCNRCVLVKPDRAHHCSICSRCVLKMDHHCPWVNNCVCFHNYKFFMLFLGYALMYCIFIMSTCLPYFIRFWKGDFGAPGSAGRYHIVFAFFVALMFAISLGSLFGYHCYLVTHNRTTLEAFRAPMFRGGADKNGFSLGAYNNFKEVFGNSPNLWLLPVFTSVEMAHETERWRLCPRRGRTVPQIV
- the LOC123700736 gene encoding palmitoyltransferase ZDHHC2-like isoform X1; this encodes MASSVQNNRVLHSGYCACCRTCNMWCWRALKWLPVLLIVSIVTWSYYAYVIQLCIFTIESTVQQCVYLVLYHILLIMFVWSYWRTVFADIKQIPDKYKLPEEELEKLLSADTEDAQRLILENYAKDLPVVTRTMSGSVRYCNRCVLVKPDRAHHCSICSRCVLKMDHHCPWVNNCVCFHNYKFFMLFLGYALMYCIFIMSTCLPYFIRFWKGDFGAPGSAGRYHIVFAFFVALMFAISLGSLFGYHCYLVTHNRTTLEAFRAPMFRGGADKNGFSLGAYNNFKEVFGNSPNLWLLPVFTSLGDGCEFPVRREHQLQTFTTPQETHGYESMGITRSSVEMAHETERWRLCPRRGRTVPQIV